The Dunckerocampus dactyliophorus isolate RoL2022-P2 chromosome 1, RoL_Ddac_1.1, whole genome shotgun sequence genome has a segment encoding these proteins:
- the cables2a gene encoding CDK5 and ABL1 enzyme substrate 2 isoform X2 produces MVSFSLLPIATFQSRMATAICGLQSIGSSSKPAKTHREQRRRTKDSKRRQAALLFLNNISLDGRPQYRFNDENTNRKSTEEQRLGDAAAALTSPPPDSQGSVSQVTDTAPSAGSSFSSFAGVLSPTVRSAEAAVIGTNEVFFEGGVTVESPDTPLSPFTGGQQQTSSRGRSTPALSPLPVVSSLDSRPRLRNVSGSPGPKGPKKVHFIKNMRQYDTRGCSDTKQEAQRRQSSVVAADLLPSLEGVELDACGQTVSYAQFLYPTNALMRQKSSSMPETCTAQTPPMRFRGNGLRHFTPARLNNAVAQEACVEEVVEYDPNLLSDPQWPCGRHKRVLTFASYVTTVIEYVKPSDLKKDMNETFKEKFPHILLTLSKIRSLKREMRAVSEECALQPVTIAMAFVYFEKLVLQGRLNKQNRKLVAAACVLLAAKISSDLRKPEVKQLIDKLEERFRVSRRELVPLEFLVLVALEMGLYLPESKVMPHYRRLVQQG; encoded by the exons ATGGTTTCCTTTTCTCTACTGCCAATAGCCACATTTCAAAGTAGAATGGCGACAGCTATATGTGGTCTTCAGTCGattggcagcagcagcaaaccAGCCAAAACACACCGAGAGCAGCGAAGGAGAACCAAAGACTCCAAAAGGAGACAGGCGGCTCTGTTGTTTCTCAACAATATCTCACTCGACGGACGGCCTCAGTATCGCTTTAACGATGAAAATACTAATCGAAAAAGCACAGAGGAACAGCGACTCGGGGACGCCGCCGCAGCTCTCACGTCCCCTCCGCCAGATAGCCAAGGGTCAGTGTCGCAGGTGACAGACACCGCTCCGTCGGCTGGAAGCTCTTTCTCCAGTTTCGCTGGAGTCCTCAGTCCTACAGTGAGGTCTGCCGAGGCAGCTGTCATCGGTACCAACGAGGTGTTTTTCGAGGGTGGTGTTACAGTTGAGAGCCCAGACACCCCTCTGTCCCCCTTTACCGGCGGGCAGCAGCAGACCTCCTCCCGAGGCAGGTCAACCCCCGCACTGAGCCCTCTGCCGGTCGTCTCTTCTCTGGATTCTCGACCCAG ATTGAGGAATGTGTCTGGTTCTCCTGGACCCAAGGGGCCAAAGAAGGTCCACTTCATCAAGAACATGAGGCAGTATGACACCAGGGGATGTAG TGATACCAAACAAGAGGCACAGAGAAGGCAGTCCTCTGTGGTGGCAGCTGACCTGCTTCCCTCCCTGGAAGGCGTGGAGCTGGACGCATGTGGCCAA ACTGTGTCATATGCTCAGTTCCTCTATCCAACTAACGCCTTGATGAGACAGAAGAGCAGCAGCATGCCAGAAACCTGCACGGCCCAGACCCCGCCCATGCGTTTTCGTGGCAACGGTCTGAGGCACTTTACGCCTGCACGCCTCAATAACGCTGTGGCACAAGAAGCAT GTGTCGAGGAGGTGGTAGAGTATGACCCCAACCTGCTCAGTGACCCTCAGTGGCCCTGCGGGAGACACAAGAGAGTTCTGACATTTGCATCATATGTG ACAACTGTTATCGAGTATGTAAAACCATCAGACCTGAAGAAGGACATGAATGAGACTTTCAAGGAGAAGTTCCCACACATCCTGCTGACACTCAGCAAGATAAGAAG CCTGAAGAGGGAGATGCGGGCCGTGAGCGAGGAGTGCGCTCTCCAGCCGGTCACCATAGCGATGGCGTTCGTTTACTTTGAGAAGCTGGTGCTGCAGGGTCGCCTCAACAAGCAGAACAGGAAGCTGGTGGCCGCGGCGTGCGTGCTGCTAGCAGCTAAGATCAGCAGTGATCTGAGGAAACCTGAAGTCAAACAGCTCATTGAC AAGCTGGAGGAGCGTTTCCGTGTAAGCAGACGGGAGTTGGTTCCTCTGGAGTTCCTGGTGCTGGTTGCCTTGGAGATGGGACTCTACTTGCCTGAGAGCAAGGTCATGCCACACTACCGCCGACTGGTGCAGCAAGGCTAG
- the cables2a gene encoding CDK5 and ABL1 enzyme substrate 2 isoform X1 produces the protein MVSFSLLPIATFQSRMATAICGLQSIGSSSKPAKTHREQRRRTKDSKRRQAALLFLNNISLDGRPQYRFNDENTNRKSTEEQRLGDAAAALTSPPPDSQGSVSQVTDTAPSAGSSFSSFAGVLSPTVRSAEAAVIGTNEVFFEGGVTVESPDTPLSPFTGGQQQTSSRGRSTPALSPLPVVSSLDSRPRLRNVSGSPGPKGPKKVHFIKNMRQYDTRGCRIMLICAKRSLYAAFSVLPYGDISHLSDTKQEAQRRQSSVVAADLLPSLEGVELDACGQTVSYAQFLYPTNALMRQKSSSMPETCTAQTPPMRFRGNGLRHFTPARLNNAVAQEACVEEVVEYDPNLLSDPQWPCGRHKRVLTFASYVTTVIEYVKPSDLKKDMNETFKEKFPHILLTLSKIRSLKREMRAVSEECALQPVTIAMAFVYFEKLVLQGRLNKQNRKLVAAACVLLAAKISSDLRKPEVKQLIDKLEERFRVSRRELVPLEFLVLVALEMGLYLPESKVMPHYRRLVQQG, from the exons ATGGTTTCCTTTTCTCTACTGCCAATAGCCACATTTCAAAGTAGAATGGCGACAGCTATATGTGGTCTTCAGTCGattggcagcagcagcaaaccAGCCAAAACACACCGAGAGCAGCGAAGGAGAACCAAAGACTCCAAAAGGAGACAGGCGGCTCTGTTGTTTCTCAACAATATCTCACTCGACGGACGGCCTCAGTATCGCTTTAACGATGAAAATACTAATCGAAAAAGCACAGAGGAACAGCGACTCGGGGACGCCGCCGCAGCTCTCACGTCCCCTCCGCCAGATAGCCAAGGGTCAGTGTCGCAGGTGACAGACACCGCTCCGTCGGCTGGAAGCTCTTTCTCCAGTTTCGCTGGAGTCCTCAGTCCTACAGTGAGGTCTGCCGAGGCAGCTGTCATCGGTACCAACGAGGTGTTTTTCGAGGGTGGTGTTACAGTTGAGAGCCCAGACACCCCTCTGTCCCCCTTTACCGGCGGGCAGCAGCAGACCTCCTCCCGAGGCAGGTCAACCCCCGCACTGAGCCCTCTGCCGGTCGTCTCTTCTCTGGATTCTCGACCCAG ATTGAGGAATGTGTCTGGTTCTCCTGGACCCAAGGGGCCAAAGAAGGTCCACTTCATCAAGAACATGAGGCAGTATGACACCAGGGGATGTAG GATCATGCTGATTTGTGCCAAGCGGTCGCTATATGCTGCTTTCTCAGTACTGCCCTATGGAGACATATCTCACCTCAG TGATACCAAACAAGAGGCACAGAGAAGGCAGTCCTCTGTGGTGGCAGCTGACCTGCTTCCCTCCCTGGAAGGCGTGGAGCTGGACGCATGTGGCCAA ACTGTGTCATATGCTCAGTTCCTCTATCCAACTAACGCCTTGATGAGACAGAAGAGCAGCAGCATGCCAGAAACCTGCACGGCCCAGACCCCGCCCATGCGTTTTCGTGGCAACGGTCTGAGGCACTTTACGCCTGCACGCCTCAATAACGCTGTGGCACAAGAAGCAT GTGTCGAGGAGGTGGTAGAGTATGACCCCAACCTGCTCAGTGACCCTCAGTGGCCCTGCGGGAGACACAAGAGAGTTCTGACATTTGCATCATATGTG ACAACTGTTATCGAGTATGTAAAACCATCAGACCTGAAGAAGGACATGAATGAGACTTTCAAGGAGAAGTTCCCACACATCCTGCTGACACTCAGCAAGATAAGAAG CCTGAAGAGGGAGATGCGGGCCGTGAGCGAGGAGTGCGCTCTCCAGCCGGTCACCATAGCGATGGCGTTCGTTTACTTTGAGAAGCTGGTGCTGCAGGGTCGCCTCAACAAGCAGAACAGGAAGCTGGTGGCCGCGGCGTGCGTGCTGCTAGCAGCTAAGATCAGCAGTGATCTGAGGAAACCTGAAGTCAAACAGCTCATTGAC AAGCTGGAGGAGCGTTTCCGTGTAAGCAGACGGGAGTTGGTTCCTCTGGAGTTCCTGGTGCTGGTTGCCTTGGAGATGGGACTCTACTTGCCTGAGAGCAAGGTCATGCCACACTACCGCCGACTGGTGCAGCAAGGCTAG
- the xkr7a gene encoding XK-related protein 7 — translation MCSITPYNRSMSDGYSPSSLPSWPSLLPRFHASRPTDCATPSPFHHFPISYSLSPPTNMAAKSDGAAVSPRNQIPPDCPSRSDPRPPQRLPADQRYSLSDCCWTLCALLVFFSDGASDLWLAADYYLRREYWCFALTLVFVVIPSLVVQVLSIRWFAYDFSDTPESGTAAAAVVAASGAEVSDFGGKDGDERGAGRTSAAVVLPGPATGGGARGCCRVFMWLFQAVIHIFQLAQVWRYVRALYLGVQSRWHREPERRHYYWRMMFESADISILRLLESFLKSAPQLVLQLSIMILAGQVLPLQGLSASASLMSLAWMIASYQKVLRDSRDDKLPMTYKAVIIQILWHLFTIGARALAFALFASVFQLYFGIFIVAHWCIMTFWIIQGETDFCMSKWEEIIYNMMVGIVYVFCWFSVREGRTRCRMLTYSLTVFVENVALTTTWYLYRSPRTSDFYAVVMVCVVASSYALGTFFMFVYYCLLHPNGPVSGWGYVSEKEVAAEALVSPTSSLPPDLVNSPPRTLQRTKDREQGSGMDGDVFLVRTLRGTRAPMPHPTPRTDGPVIRIDLPRKSYPAWDAHYIDRRLRKTILVLESAAPVAPRIQYRCLGTPKEVMEYETTV, via the exons ATGTGCAGCATCACACCGTATAACCGATCGATGAGCGACGGTTACTCCCCATCTTCCTTACCTTCCTGGCCCTCCCTCCTCCCTCGCTTCCACGCATCTAGACCGACAGACTGCGCGACCCCCTCCCCCTTCCATCATTTTCCCATCTCCTACTCACTCTCCCCTCCAACAAACATGGCTGCGAAATCTGACGGTGCAGCCGTCTCTCCTCGAAACCAAATCCCACCCGACTGTCCCTCCAGGTCGGACCCTCGGCCTCCGCAGCGACTCCCCGCCGACCAGCGATACTCCCTGTCGGACTGCTGCTGGACCCTCTGCGCCCTTTTGGTCTTCTTCTCGGACGGGGCCTCAGACCTGTGGCTGGCTGCCGACTACTACCTACGGAGGGAGTACTGGTGCTTTGCTCTGACTCTCGTCTTTGTGGTTATCCCCTCCTTAGTGGTGCAAGTGTTGAGCATCCGATGGTTCGCCTACGATTTCTCCGACACCCCCGAGAGTGGCACGGCTGCTGCAGCTGTGGTGGCGGCGTCGGGAGCGGAGGTGAGCGACTTCGGTGGCAAGGACGGCGACGAGCGGGGCGCTGGCCGCACCTCCGCGGCCGTCGTACTGCCCGGGCCGGCCACCGGGGGAGGAGCCCGGGGCTGCTGTAGAGTGTTCATGTGGCTCTTCCAGGCCGTCATTCACATCTTTCAGCTTGCTCAAGTGTGGAG GTATGTCCGAGCCCTGTATTTGGGTGTGCAGAGCCGCTGGCACAGGGAGCCGGAGCGGCGGCACTACTATTGGCGCATGATGTTTGAGAGCGCTGACATCAGTATCCTGCGTTTGCTGGAGTCCTTCCTGAAGAGCGCCCCCCAGCTGGTGTTGCAGCTCTCCATCATGATACTAGCTGGTCAGGTGCTGCCTCTTCAGG GACTCTCAGCATCCGCCTCATTGATGTCCCTGGCCTGGATGATCGCGTCCTATCAGAAAGTCTTGAGGGACTCCAGAGATGATAAGCTCCCCATGACCTACAAGGCAGTCATCATTCAGATCCTGTGGCATCTCTTCACCATCGGGGCTCGTGCGCTGGCCTTCGCCCTCTTTGCCTCCGTGTTCCAGCTTTACTTTGGCATCTTTATTGTGGCCCACTGGTGTATCATGACCTTTTGGATCATTCAAGGCGAGACTGACTTCTGCATGTCCAAGTGGGAGGAGATTATTTATAACATGATGGTGGGCATCGTGTATGTGTTCTGCTGGTTCAGTGTGAGGGAGGGCCGTACTCGCTGCAGGATGCTCACCTACAGCCTAACTGTGTTTGTGGAGAACGTGGCCCTCACCACCACCTGGTACCTGTACCGCAGCCCTCGCACCTCAGACTTTTACGCCGTTGTCATGGTGTGTGTGGTGGCCAGCAGCTACGCTCTGGGCACCTTCTTCATGTTTGTTTATTACTGTCTGTTGCACCCTAATGGCCCTGTCTCAGGCTGGGGCTATGTGTCTGAGAAGGAGGTGGCTGCAGAGGCGCTGGTATCGCCAACTTCCAGCCTGCCCCCTGACCTGGTGAACAGCCCACCCAGGACTCTGCAGAGAACTAAAGACAGAGAGCAGGGGTCTGGGATGGACGGAGATGTGTTCCTGGTGCGAACACTTCGAGGAACACGGGCTCCCATGCCCCACCCTACACCCAGGACAGATGGTCCCGTCATCCGAATAGACCTGCCCAGGAAGAGTTACCCCGCCTGGGACGCTCACTACATCGACCGCAGGCTACGGAAAACAATCCTGGTGCTGGAAAGCGCTGCTCCGGTTGCGCCAAGGATTCAGTACCGCTGCCTGGGCACACCCAAAGAAGTGATGGAGTACGAGACCACCGTGTGA
- the LOC129186423 gene encoding ras-related protein Rap-1A: MREYKLVVLGSGGVGKSALTVQFVQGIFVEKYDPTIEDSYRKQVEVDGQQCMLEILDTAGTEQFTAMRDLYMKNGQGFALVYSITAQSTFNDLQDLREQILRVKDTEDVPMILVGNKCDLEDERVVGKEQGQNLARQWSNCAFLETSAKSKINVNEIFYDLVRQINRKTPMEKKPKKKKGCTLL; this comes from the exons ATGCGTGAGTACAAGCTAGTGGTACTGGGTTCAGGAGGCGTGGGAAAATCTGCATTG ACAGTTCAGTTTGTGCAAGGTATTTTTGTGGAGAAGTACGACCCCACAATAGAAGACTCCTACAGAAAG CAAGTGGAAGTTGATGGGCAGCAATGCATGCTCGAGATCTTGGACACTGCCGGAACA GAGCAATTCACAGCCATGAGGGACCTTTATATGAAGAATGGCCAAGGTTTTGCGCTGGTCTACTCCATCACAGCACAGTCGACATTTAACGACCTGCAGGACCTCCGGGAGCAGATCCTGCGAGTGAAGGACACGGAGGAT GTTCCCATGATCCTGGTGGGGAACAAGTGTGACCTGGAGGACGAGCGTGTGGTCGGCAAGGAGCAGGGTCAGAACTTGGCCCGTCAGTGGAGTAATTGTGCCTTTTTAGAGACGTCAGCTAAATCAAAGATTAATGTGAATGAA ATTTTCTATGATCTGGTGAGGCAAATCAACAGAAAAACTCCAATggaaaagaagccaaaaaagaaGAAGGGTTGCACACTTCTCTAA